The following coding sequences lie in one Arachis hypogaea cultivar Tifrunner chromosome 4, arahy.Tifrunner.gnm2.J5K5, whole genome shotgun sequence genomic window:
- the LOC112796412 gene encoding protein DETOXIFICATION 55 yields the protein MVAVEKTSKPYPTTAEVVDEVKRMADIGFPIAAMSLVGYLKNMIMVVCMGRLGSLELAGGALAIGFTNITGYSVLSGLAMGMEPLCTQAFGSRNFSLVSITMKRTILMLLLASLPISILWLKLEPLMLCLHQDSEITRIASVYCFYSIPDLIANSFLHPIRIFLRSKGTTWPLMWSTFFSILIHVPVLAFFTFKLNLGVPGIAVSAFVANFNTLLFLLSYMVYTNISNNNKDSSSLSLFCPLSQSQKVVHGDAIFNNSCPTTLSRKEWGMLIRFSIQSCLGVCLEWWWYELMTILAGYLYNPRVALATAGIVIQTTSLMYTLPMALSASVSTRVGNELGAGQPERASLSTMVAIGMALASSVLGLLWTTLGREEWGRVFTSDSEVLELTITVLPIIGLCEIANCPQTTSVGILRGSARPGVGAGINFYSFYLVGAPVAIVLGFIWELGFVGMCYGLLSAQVACVVSILLVVYNTDWEMEALKAKSLVGIGYGGSLSRDTNHHGCRPQHQTVKCEECVVFIPHHGQHQQQPKLIN from the exons ATGGTTGCCGTCGAGAAAACCTCCAAGCCATACCCTACAACCGCAGAG GTAGTGGATGAGGTAAAGAGAATGGCAGACATAGGTTTCCCAATAGCAGCCATGAGCCTAGTGGGATACCTCAAGAACATGATCATGGTTGTATGCATGGGAAGGCTCGGGAGCCTCGAGTTAGCCGGTGGTGCTTTAGCCATCGGCTTCACAAACATCACCGGCTACTCCGTTCTCTCAGGCCTAGCCATGGGCATGGAGCCGCTTTGCACCCAAGCCTTCGGTTCTAGAAACTTCTCCTTAGTCTCCATCACAATGAAACGAACCATCCTAATGCTACTCCTAGCATCCCTACCCATTTCAATCTTGTGGCTAAAGCTTGAACCTTTGATGCTTTGCCTCCATCAAGATTCTGAAATAACACGAATTGCAAGCGTCTATTGCTTCTATTCTATCCCTGACCTCATTGCTAATAGCTTCCTTCACCCTATACGTATTTTTCTACGTAGCAAAGGTACAACTTGGCCTCTAATGTGGTCCACTTTCTTCTCCATTCTCATACATGTTCCAGTACTCGCTTTCTTCACCTTCAAACTCAACCTTGGTGTTCCCGGGATCGCGGTTTCGGCTTTTGTCGCAAATTTCAAcacacttttgtttcttctatcaTACATGGTATACACAAATATCTCAAACAACAATAAAGATTCGTCGTCGTTGTCGCTTTTTTGTCCCTTGTCACAATCTCAAAAGGTTGTCCATGGTGATGCTATCTTCAATAATTCCTGTCCAACAACTTTGAGTCGCAAAGAATGGGGGATGTTGATAAGATTTTCGATACAAAGTTGTCTTGGCGTGTGTTTGGAATGGTGGTGGTACGAGCTAATGACGATTCTAGCGGGTTATCTTTATAACCCGCGTGTGGCTCTGGCAACCGCCGGCATAGTGATACAGACAACTTCGTTGATGTACACTCTGCCGATGGCGCTGAGCGCGTCCGTTTCCACTCGGGTTGGAAACGAACTGGGCGCGGGTCAACCCGAAAGGGCGAGCTTGTCCACGATGGTGGCCATAGGAATGGCACTAGCAAGCTCAGTGTTGGGATTATTATGGACCACTCTAGGGAGAGAGGAATGGGGTAGGGTTTTCACAAGTGATAGTGAAGTGTTGGAACTTACAATTACGGTTTTGCCCATAATTGGATTATGTGAGATTGCAAATTGTCCACAAACAACAAGCGTTGGAATCCTTAGAGGGAGTGCTAGGCCTGGGGTTGGAGCTGGAATCAACTTCTATTCTTTCTACTTGGTTGGGGCACCCGTGGCAATTGTTTTGGGGtttatttgggaattagggtttgtgGGAATGTGTTATGGATTGCTATCGGCTCAGGTGGCTTGTGTTGTTTCCATCCTTCTTGTTGTGTATAACACCGATTGGGAAATGGAGGCGTTGAAAGCCAAAAGTTTGGTTGGAATTGGTTATGGTGGTTCGCTGTCACGTGACACAAATCATCATGGTTGTCGTCCACAACACCAAACAGTCAAATGTGAAGAATGTGTTGTCTTTATCCCTCACCACGGACAACATCAACAACAACCCAAACTcattaattga